The sequence TATTATTTCTCCCTTTGACTGCCAATAATATTAAATGAAGGGCAAACGTGCCGTTGGGATCATCGTGGTGTGAGCCACTGGCGTGTCCCCAGATACGGTCACCCCTTTACTCAGTGAGTAATAAATTGCGACACGACATCCTTGGCCGCATTACACACAACATTATCAATGGCCGTTCCGACGACCAGAATATTTACGCCGGTATCTTTAAATGCTTTTGCATTTTCCAGATTGATCCCCCCCTCAGCTAATGTCGGTACAGAAACCGCCCCGACCAATGCCAGAAGTCTTTGTTTAATGACATCCGGAATATCGCCCGCACTGACACCTTCATAACTCATGCCAGTCATTAAACCAATCATGTCGACACCCAGACCTTCCATCTGTTTAGCCACCTCAGCAACATCAGCAGGAGTTTCTGCTGCAATACCGAATGTGTGTAAATCGCTCGGGTGACCAATATAAGCATCAACCGTCAGACCATATTTATGGGCTAAGTCGACCAATTCTTTTAAATCTTCAAAACTGGATTTATGGGTATGTAAACCATCCGCACCTGATTGAGCTATCAATAAAATATCTTGTTCAGTCACTGGTGTGGGCACCGTTTCGGTAAAACCTCCAGCAATTCCGACTGTAATAAAAATATCGTCAGCGACCACATTACGCACACCCTGCACAGCTTCCGCCATTTGGCCAATGGTTATTTCATGACGAATGCGCTCTGCGGCATGCATATTCGTCACACCATTATGACCACGTGCCAATGCCAACGCAGGGTGATTAGGTTCCAATAATTTCACCCCTGAATCGCATACTGCTTTCGCTAAGCGAGCATCATCTCCGGTTATTCCAGTACTCAGAATAGTTTGACCGCCATGTAACTGAATTGCATTTCGTACTTTATCCATAGCGACGGAACGTTTCTTACTCATATCAGCGTTGAACATATTTACCTCTACTTGATTTATATAAAACTGCTTTTTTAATTGTTAACTCTTAGCCCGAGATCCCTGGTGTTGGTGATTCGGGTACTGCCTTTTTAATTGCAACAAACTTGTTGGCTAATAGCGTGATGACACAGGTCAATACCAGCGTTACCGTCATCACTATTGCCATATAAAATGCGTTATTGGATAAGAACGGCGAGGCAAATGCGGGTACATAAGCCACCCCTTTGATGTTTAATAGTCCGAGCAACATTCCGCCTACGCCGGCTGAGAATATTGCGCCAGCAAAGACAACTTTATTAGAAAACATGAATGGATAAGCCGATTCGACGAATGTCCCAAAGCCTAAGTTAATTAATAACCCAGGCGCGGCTACTGCGGCTTCACTTTTTTCTCGCGGAGCAATCACGTTTGCCAGATTAATACCTGCAGCGACCATGACTAGCCCGACCATATCGACCGCACCAAGGAAACTGACACCGGATTTTTCCATTTCCAGCAATACCAGCGGCAATATAACCGCGTGATAAACCCCGCCCAGAATAGCGGGCCAAATAACCAAACCTGCTAATAATCCGGCTAAAATTGGGCTAAATGCCAGAGTCGCTTCAATAGCCAGTTTAATATAATCACCGGCGGCTAATGCCAATGGACTGAGCAGGTAATACATCACCAAGCCGGAGAATAAACCGGACAAACCACCCGCTACAATATTGATAGTGGTCATTGGGAATTGCCATTTCAGACATAAACCAAACAGGTAACGCACCATAATACCTGCGCCGATCCCGCCCAAAATACCACCAATTAGCCCACCTTCGACTGACAGAACACCAGCAACAACACCGGCAACAATCGACACTTCATCCAGCTCTGAAACCTGTTTCGCCGCAATAACCGCGACAATAACCGGTAGCCCCTTCAGCAACAGTTCAAAAATTGCATTGAGTGATTGCAGCCCCGGAATATGGCTTAGCGCCAGCACAATGGCCATCGCGATAAAACCGGGTAAGGCTGGGATCATAATGCTACGAATATTAATTCTTTTGAGCAGGCTCTTGTCGCTACCGGGCATATTGACATCGCCACTGCCCAGTACCGGGGTATATTTTATCTGCCAGTGTTTACATAAGGAGGCCGTAAAAGAGATGGCCCGAGTTCGACTATTAGTGCCTGTGGTGCCGGAGGTAGCAATGACATTCGCACCTTTGGAGGTAATCATCGCCATCGAGGTGCCCCCCGTGCCCACGATTGGGATTTTCTTTTCTATCGCCGCCAGAATAGCTTCTTTATTACTGCGGTCGGGGTCTGCACTCATGATAATGATGCCGTCGATATCACCGGCTCGGATTTGTGCCGCAATGGCCTCATCCAAGGATTTTACCGCGTCATTCACCTCAGACAGTTGCCCTTGGAAGCTAATCCGCGGCTTATCACTTTCCTCGGCAGTTATCGAATAAACAGCGGCGGCGGTGGTCGGCTTTGCCACATCCATTGATTGTTCTGCGGCAATAAATTGCACCGCACTGACACCCACCCCCGCAGAATGAAGTTGGGTATAAATTTCTTGTAGAAGTCTTTCGGGGTATGCGCCACCGAGATTGAACAGATTTCCCCCGCTGCTTCCAAGTATTGCTACATTTTTCATGTCGGGCCTCAAAAGATAAGAAATGCTAGAAAGTGTTATTATGTTTTTAGCTGCAATTCACAATCACAGAAACAACCATTCAAAGCAACATTAAACAACATAATCACATCAATTAGACCTATTAACGTGATAGCAATTAATCCCACGAACAGAATAAATACCTCATAAAATTAAACTAATATTCTTTAATTTTAGGTTAGTTAGATATTAAAAACTGAAAACATGCATTTTGTTGTTTTATTTTGTTTTATTGCTTTCGTGATGAGGTTCAAATTATTGCCATTTGATATTTCTGGCAAAAAAGAAAGGAATGCGAGGGAAATAATTAGGTTTGAACTTGATACCCTCAACACCGGGCCATGCCGAGCGGTATCAGTGAGTGATAGAAAGATAAATAAACAGTGTCTGTGACCCGTTACTTTTTGGTCACGCCGGTTTCAATTTCATGCCGCTGGCCGATAACGCCATAACCAGCGGCCTGTGGACATCCGGCGGTAAAATAGTACGCCGCGCACTATCCAGTCGAGGAACATCCCTATCCACACCCCAGTCACGCCAAATCCTAATGTAACGCCCAATATGTAGCCAGCGATGATGCGGCATCCCCACATTCCTGCGAGTGCTACCCACATGGTGTAACTGGCATCTTTCGCGCCTTTTAACCCCGAGGGCAACACCCAGGCCGCCGCCCAAATTGGCATAAATAGCGCATTGATCCAAATCAGGTGCTTAACGACATCTATGACCCCCGGCTCATTGGTATACAGCGATGCCAAGAATCCGGCACTGGGGATCGACAGCAAAGCGATAAAGCTGACGCCCAGAGTTGAGAGCCAAAATATATGTTGGAGCTGACGAATGGGTTGCAAAATCTGCCCTTTCCCCAGACGAGTTCCAATAATAATGGTTGATGTATACCCCAGCGCATTACCCGGCAAGTTAATCAGCCCGACGATTGAGAATGCAATAAAGTTACCGGCAATCACTTCTGTCCCCATCCCGGCCACAAAACGCTGAGTAATCAGCTTCCCAATACTAAACATCACCGATTCAACACTGGCAGGAATACCAATACTCAAAACTTCGAACATAATGGCCGAGGTAAAGGGCATAAAATAGGCTTTAAAAGGAATGCGTAAGGTATTATTGGCCCCGAAAATCAACACCAACACCACGACCAGAGCACCTAAGTAGCGCGAAAGTGTGATGCCGATACCCGCACCGACAAAACCCAGCCCTTGCCAATTCCACAAACCGTAAATCAGCACACTACTAATGATAATATTGAGAATATTCATGGCGATATTGATAAACATCGGCAGTCTTGTGTTGCCCGCGCCGCGTAATGCGCCGCATCCCACCAGAGTTATCGCCATGGCCGGATAATTCCATACGGTCAAATGCAGGTAAATCAGCGCCATATCCTTAACGGCGGGATCGGCCTGACTGGCCATTAGATTGATAATGGTTTCTCCGGCAAAATGCACCAGTAACACTAATAAAAACGAGATTAGGACCAACAGAGAGATGGATTCACGTGCCGCGGTTTGTGCTTGTTTGCGCTTACGCTGCCCCAAACTGAATGACACTACCACTGACGTACCGAGCGCTACAGAGGCAAAAAAAGCAGCAATCAACATGTTGAAACTATCGGCAAGCCCCACTGCAGCCATAGCTTCTTTGCCCAACCAACTGACCAGCAAAGTGCTAAACACGCCCATCAGTAGCACACACAAACCTTCAATAAACAACGGAATTGCCAGCGGCGTTATTTCACGCCAAAACAGTACCCGATATGATTTTCGCTTTTTATACCATGCATTTTCGCAAAAGATTTTCAACTTAACAGTCCCTGAAACCCTGTCCATTTGCATACATCCACACTTTCCACCACTATGGTGAAATATCCCTAAGTGCAGATTTACAATGGCGATTTCTCGCTTTAAATTTTAACGTATTATACGTGATAAAAAGTCGACACAGATAGCGTAATAGAACGTCAAGTTAATTTAAATGAAACATCATTTCGCAATAATAACAATGAAATAGTTATGCAATGAAACACACATAAATATGCAAAATCCCTTTGACTCGAACACAGGTTTTGCGATATCAATGTAGGCATTGAAACCTTTGCCAGACAGACCTAATTCATACAGGATTTTATTGATGACAACTATTCTCAAACACCTTCCTATTAATCAGCGTGTTGGTATTGCTTTTTCCGGTGGTTTGGACACCAGTGCAGCATTGCTGTGGATGCAGAAAAAAGGGGCAATTCCTTACGCCTATACGGCTAATCTGGGTCAGCCTGATGAAGAGGACTACGATGCCATTCCGCGTAAAGCGATGGAGTACGGTGCAGAGAAAGCCCGCCTGATTGATTGCCGTAAACAACTGGTTGCCGAAGGGATTGCCGCCATTCAATGTGGGGCATTCCATAACACCACGGCGGGTGTCACTTACTTCAACACCACGCCATTGGGCCGTGCCGTTACCGGGACGATGTTAGTGGCCGCAATGAAAGAAGACGACGTGAATATTTGGGGTGATGGCAGCACTTACAAAGGTAACGATATTGAGCGTTTCTATCGTTACGGTCTGCTGACCAATGCTGAATTGAAAATTTATAAGCCGTGGCTGGATACCGACTTTATCGATGAACTCGGTGGTCGTCATGAAATGTCCGAATTTATGATTCAATCCGGTTTCGATTACAAAATGTCGACCGAAAAAGCCTATTCCACTGACTCCAACATGTTGGGCGCCACTCACGAAGCCAAAGATTTGGAATTCCTGAACTCCAGCGTCAAAATCGTTAACCCGATTATGGGCGTAAAATTCTGGGACGAGAATGTGGTCGTGAAAGCGGAAGAAGTCTCTATCCGTTTTGAGCGTGGTTATCCGGTTGCATTAAATGGTGTGGTATTTGACGACAGTGTCGAGCTGATGATGGAAGCCAATCGCATCGGCGGTCGTCATGGTTTGGGTATGAGCGACCAAATTGAAAACCGAATCATCGAAGCCAAAAGCCGTGGTATTTACGAAGCTCCGGGGATGGCATTGCTGCACATCGCTTATGAACGTCTGCTGACCGGTATTCATAATGAAGATACAATTGAGCAATACCATGCTAATGGCCGTGTTCTGGGCCGTCTGCTGTATCAAGGCCGTTGGTTCGATCCGCAAGCGCTCATGTTGCGTGACTCGGCTCAGCGCTGGGTTGCCAGCGAAATCACCGGTGAAGTGACACTGGAACTGCGCCGTGGCAATGATTACTCCATCCTGAATACTGTGTCTGAGAATCTGACTTACAAACCAGAGCGCCTGACCATGGAGAAAGGTGATTCGGTATTCTCACCAGACGACCGTATCGGCCAATTGACCATGCGTAACCTGGATATCACCGATACCCGCGAGAAATTGTTCAACTATGTTGAAACAGGATTACTGTCATCTTCTGCAACAACAGGTTTACCGCAGGTGGATAACAATAATCTGGCCGCACGTGGGTTACAGAATAAGAGTAATTAATTGTTTTTATTAGTATAAATTGAAGCAGGTTTGGGTTGCCAACCGAAACCTGCTTTAGTCATCATGATTGAAACAACATCAAACAGCCGGTGTTGGCAGTTCTATATTACTCTCCGCTAACGACCCCATATTGTTATACATTGCGCAGGCAGCATCCACCAAATGCATGGCGAGTGCCGCGCCGCTCCCCTCACCTAACCGCATGCCCATTTGCAAGTAAGGTTCAAGTTGTAAATGGTTCAGAGCAATAACCGCGCCTTTTTCTGCCGATAGATGCGATGGAATCAGATAATCACGCACTCCTGGGGCAATACGGCAAGCAGCCAATGCCGAGGCATAGGAGAGAAAACCATCCAAAACAACCGGCAAACCCGCGGCCGCCGCGCCTAACATCACCCCGGTCATGCCCACCAAATCAAAACCACCGACTTTTGCCAACACATCAATGCCATCACTGCCATCCGGTTGATTGGTTTCAATTGCCCGCCGGACGACGGCCACTTTGTGATGTAATTGCTCACTGGGGAAATTTGCCCCAATTCCCACAACTAATTGTGGGTCACTGTCAGTAAACACACTGACCATCGCCGCTGCTGGGGTCGTATTGGCCATGCCTAACTCACCCACACCAAACACTTTCACGCCGTCAGCCGCCTGCTGTAATGTCAGTTTCGCGCTGGCAAGCAGTAAATCTTCAGCTTGCTGGCGAGTCATTGCAGCTTCACAGGCTATATTGCCACTGCCACGCGCCACTTTCATATCTAGCACGCCGGGCAACGCCTCGCAGTCGATTCCCACATCAACGATTTTAACTTCGGCCCCTGCATTGGCCGCCAGCACACAAACACCGGTGACGCCTTTCACCATATTCAATGCTTGAACCATCGTCACTACACGGGGGGAAACAGCCACACCTTCATCGTAAACGCCGTGGTCAGCCGCCAT comes from Yersinia canariae and encodes:
- a CDS encoding EmmdR/YeeO family multidrug/toxin efflux MATE transporter, with protein sequence MQMDRVSGTVKLKIFCENAWYKKRKSYRVLFWREITPLAIPLFIEGLCVLLMGVFSTLLVSWLGKEAMAAVGLADSFNMLIAAFFASVALGTSVVVSFSLGQRKRKQAQTAARESISLLVLISFLLVLLVHFAGETIINLMASQADPAVKDMALIYLHLTVWNYPAMAITLVGCGALRGAGNTRLPMFINIAMNILNIIISSVLIYGLWNWQGLGFVGAGIGITLSRYLGALVVVLVLIFGANNTLRIPFKAYFMPFTSAIMFEVLSIGIPASVESVMFSIGKLITQRFVAGMGTEVIAGNFIAFSIVGLINLPGNALGYTSTIIIGTRLGKGQILQPIRQLQHIFWLSTLGVSFIALLSIPSAGFLASLYTNEPGVIDVVKHLIWINALFMPIWAAAWVLPSGLKGAKDASYTMWVALAGMWGCRIIAGYILGVTLGFGVTGVWIGMFLDWIVRGVLFYRRMSTGRWLWRYRPAA
- a CDS encoding histidine biosynthesis protein, with the translated sequence MFNADMSKKRSVAMDKVRNAIQLHGGQTILSTGITGDDARLAKAVCDSGVKLLEPNHPALALARGHNGVTNMHAAERIRHEITIGQMAEAVQGVRNVVADDIFITVGIAGGFTETVPTPVTEQDILLIAQSGADGLHTHKSSFEDLKELVDLAHKYGLTVDAYIGHPSDLHTFGIAAETPADVAEVAKQMEGLGVDMIGLMTGMSYEGVSAGDIPDVIKQRLLALVGAVSVPTLAEGGINLENAKAFKDTGVNILVVGTAIDNVVCNAAKDVVSQFITH
- the cobT gene encoding nicotinate-nucleotide--dimethylbenzimidazole phosphoribosyltransferase, with translation MQTLSSILRTIGPLDSRAMTRAQTRLDGLLKPPGSLGRLEQLAIQLAGMRGLYGHQVDRKQIIVMAADHGVYDEGVAVSPRVVTMVQALNMVKGVTGVCVLAANAGAEVKIVDVGIDCEALPGVLDMKVARGSGNIACEAAMTRQQAEDLLLASAKLTLQQAADGVKVFGVGELGMANTTPAAAMVSVFTDSDPQLVVGIGANFPSEQLHHKVAVVRRAIETNQPDGSDGIDVLAKVGGFDLVGMTGVMLGAAAAGLPVVLDGFLSYASALAACRIAPGVRDYLIPSHLSAEKGAVIALNHLQLEPYLQMGMRLGEGSGAALAMHLVDAACAMYNNMGSLAESNIELPTPAV
- a CDS encoding PTS sugar transporter, giving the protein MKNVAILGSSGGNLFNLGGAYPERLLQEIYTQLHSAGVGVSAVQFIAAEQSMDVAKPTTAAAVYSITAEESDKPRISFQGQLSEVNDAVKSLDEAIAAQIRAGDIDGIIIMSADPDRSNKEAILAAIEKKIPIVGTGGTSMAMITSKGANVIATSGTTGTNSRTRAISFTASLCKHWQIKYTPVLGSGDVNMPGSDKSLLKRINIRSIMIPALPGFIAMAIVLALSHIPGLQSLNAIFELLLKGLPVIVAVIAAKQVSELDEVSIVAGVVAGVLSVEGGLIGGILGGIGAGIMVRYLFGLCLKWQFPMTTINIVAGGLSGLFSGLVMYYLLSPLALAAGDYIKLAIEATLAFSPILAGLLAGLVIWPAILGGVYHAVILPLVLLEMEKSGVSFLGAVDMVGLVMVAAGINLANVIAPREKSEAAVAAPGLLINLGFGTFVESAYPFMFSNKVVFAGAIFSAGVGGMLLGLLNIKGVAYVPAFASPFLSNNAFYMAIVMTVTLVLTCVITLLANKFVAIKKAVPESPTPGISG
- the argG gene encoding argininosuccinate synthase — encoded protein: MTTILKHLPINQRVGIAFSGGLDTSAALLWMQKKGAIPYAYTANLGQPDEEDYDAIPRKAMEYGAEKARLIDCRKQLVAEGIAAIQCGAFHNTTAGVTYFNTTPLGRAVTGTMLVAAMKEDDVNIWGDGSTYKGNDIERFYRYGLLTNAELKIYKPWLDTDFIDELGGRHEMSEFMIQSGFDYKMSTEKAYSTDSNMLGATHEAKDLEFLNSSVKIVNPIMGVKFWDENVVVKAEEVSIRFERGYPVALNGVVFDDSVELMMEANRIGGRHGLGMSDQIENRIIEAKSRGIYEAPGMALLHIAYERLLTGIHNEDTIEQYHANGRVLGRLLYQGRWFDPQALMLRDSAQRWVASEITGEVTLELRRGNDYSILNTVSENLTYKPERLTMEKGDSVFSPDDRIGQLTMRNLDITDTREKLFNYVETGLLSSSATTGLPQVDNNNLAARGLQNKSN